The Actinopolyspora erythraea genome has a segment encoding these proteins:
- a CDS encoding L-aspartate oxidase produces the protein MTWHAGADLLVVGTGVAGLTAALRARELGLRVLVVSKESVTVGNTEWAQGGIAVVREEERDSSDSVRRHVRDTLEAGAGLCSTATVNTILGDGAAAVRRLRAAGARFDGSPSGALSRTREGGHSAFRVIHAGGDATGAEVQRALVEATTTAGVPVLENHCVVELSHTEWGAVGGALVLDHAGRPGVVQSSAVLLATGGLGQLYRATTNPAVATGDGIALGLRAGAAVADLEFVQFHPTVLHTSSTERGSRPLITEAVRGEGAVLLDVHGEPVMAGRHPMGDLAPRDVVAAAINERLVETGSDSVHLDATGLGKGFVERFPTVYAACREAGIDPLVDPIPVTTAAHYSCGGIMCDVDGRTGVTGLYAAGEVARTGLHGANRLASNSLLEGLVLGTRSAEAVLRDLRVGALRRGSVTSERLPAAAVVDRAWLQQLMSRHAGIGRRADGLREAQSGLDTAAVVRPLRTREAVEDAALGLTAHALLAAASDRTESRGCHRRYDHPTTDDLRWGRPNPLRLDVSGWLIRSTPEETREVA, from the coding sequence ATGACCTGGCACGCCGGTGCGGACCTGCTGGTCGTGGGGACCGGCGTGGCCGGGCTCACCGCCGCGCTGCGCGCCCGTGAGCTCGGACTGCGGGTGCTGGTGGTCAGCAAGGAGAGCGTCACCGTCGGCAACACCGAATGGGCGCAGGGCGGTATCGCCGTCGTGCGCGAGGAGGAGCGCGATTCCTCCGACAGCGTGCGACGGCACGTGCGGGACACGCTCGAAGCCGGTGCCGGGTTGTGTTCCACCGCCACCGTGAACACGATCCTCGGGGACGGTGCCGCGGCCGTACGCCGGTTGCGCGCGGCGGGCGCGCGGTTCGACGGTTCTCCCTCCGGTGCGCTGTCGCGTACTCGCGAGGGCGGTCACAGCGCGTTCCGGGTGATTCACGCGGGTGGTGACGCGACCGGTGCTGAGGTGCAGCGCGCGCTGGTCGAGGCCACGACCACCGCGGGTGTCCCGGTCTTGGAGAACCACTGCGTGGTCGAGCTCTCGCACACCGAGTGGGGGGCGGTGGGAGGCGCGCTCGTGCTCGACCACGCGGGTAGGCCCGGTGTCGTGCAGTCATCCGCCGTCCTGTTGGCGACGGGTGGACTCGGTCAGCTCTACCGGGCCACCACGAACCCCGCCGTCGCCACCGGCGACGGCATCGCGCTCGGACTGCGCGCCGGGGCCGCCGTGGCCGATCTGGAGTTCGTGCAGTTCCACCCGACCGTGCTGCACACCTCCTCGACCGAGCGGGGCAGCCGACCGCTGATCACCGAGGCCGTCCGGGGGGAGGGAGCGGTGCTGCTCGACGTCCACGGCGAGCCGGTGATGGCGGGCAGGCATCCGATGGGGGACCTGGCTCCACGGGACGTCGTCGCGGCGGCGATCAACGAGAGGCTCGTCGAGACCGGCTCCGACTCGGTCCACCTGGACGCCACCGGCTTGGGCAAGGGCTTCGTCGAACGCTTCCCGACCGTGTACGCGGCCTGCCGGGAAGCGGGGATCGACCCGTTGGTCGACCCCATCCCGGTCACCACCGCCGCGCACTACTCCTGCGGCGGGATCATGTGCGACGTCGACGGCAGGACCGGCGTCACCGGACTCTACGCAGCGGGCGAGGTGGCGCGGACCGGACTGCACGGCGCCAACAGGCTCGCCTCCAACAGCCTGCTGGAAGGACTGGTCCTCGGCACCCGCTCCGCCGAGGCCGTGCTGCGCGACCTCCGCGTCGGCGCGCTGCGCCGGGGCTCGGTGACCTCCGAACGGCTGCCCGCGGCGGCCGTGGTCGACCGTGCCTGGCTGCAACAGCTCATGAGCAGGCACGCCGGTATCGGACGTCGCGCCGACGGGTTGCGGGAGGCCCAGTCCGGACTGGACACCGCCGCGGTGGTCCGTCCGTTGCGGACCCGTGAGGCCGTGGAGGACGCGGCGCTGGGGCTCACGGCCCACGCGCTGCTCGCCGCCGCCTCGGACCGGACCGAGTCGCGCGGTTGCCACCGGCGCTACGACCATCCCACCACTGACGACCTGCGGTGGGGACGCCCCAACCCGTTGCGGCTGGACGTCTCCGGCTGGTTGATCCGATCCACCCCGGAGGAAACGAGGGAAGTGGCTTGA
- the nadC gene encoding carboxylating nicotinate-nucleotide diphosphorylase codes for MNLSEDTVRNLRTAGLDPAESEVLVRAALAEDLRYGPDATTRATVPAEAVATAGFNARRAGVVAGLPLVLAVLDEVVGADGYQVVSAASDGDEVPEGGCVLAVRAPVGALLTAERTALNLLCHLSGVATSTAAWVSAVRGSGCVIRDSRKTIPGIRLPQKYAVRCGGGNNHRLGLGDAMLVKDNHVAAAGSVTAALRACREHAPDLELEVEVSDLAELDEVLSESPALVLLDNFAPGDCAEAVRRAAARSPRTELEASGGLTLDLAPTYAATGVHYLAVGALTHSAEVLDIGLDM; via the coding sequence TTGAACCTCTCCGAGGACACCGTCCGGAACCTGCGCACCGCCGGGTTGGATCCCGCCGAGAGCGAGGTCCTGGTGCGGGCGGCGCTGGCGGAGGACCTGCGTTACGGCCCCGACGCGACCACGAGGGCGACCGTGCCCGCCGAGGCGGTGGCCACCGCCGGGTTCAACGCGCGGCGGGCCGGTGTGGTGGCCGGGCTGCCGCTGGTGCTGGCCGTGCTGGACGAGGTGGTGGGAGCGGACGGTTACCAGGTGGTCTCGGCCGCCTCCGACGGGGACGAGGTCCCCGAGGGAGGGTGCGTACTCGCCGTGCGGGCCCCGGTGGGCGCGCTGCTCACCGCTGAGCGGACCGCGTTGAACCTGCTGTGCCACCTGTCCGGGGTCGCGACGTCGACGGCCGCCTGGGTCTCGGCGGTGCGCGGATCGGGCTGCGTGATCCGGGACAGTCGCAAGACCATCCCCGGCATCAGACTGCCGCAGAAGTACGCGGTGCGTTGCGGCGGCGGGAACAACCATCGCCTCGGTCTCGGTGACGCGATGCTGGTCAAGGACAACCACGTGGCCGCGGCCGGCTCCGTGACCGCCGCTCTGCGGGCCTGTCGCGAGCACGCGCCCGATCTGGAGCTGGAGGTCGAGGTTTCCGACCTCGCCGAACTCGACGAGGTGCTGTCCGAGAGCCCGGCCCTGGTGCTGTTGGACAACTTCGCGCCGGGGGACTGCGCCGAGGCGGTTCGGCGTGCCGCCGCGAGGTCCCCCCGGACCGAGCTGGAGGCGTCCGGGGGACTCACCCTCGACCTGGCACCGACCTACGCCGCCACCGGCGTGCACTACCTGGCCGTCGGAGCGCTCACCCACTCCGCCGAGGTGCTGGACATCGGACTGGACATGTGA
- a CDS encoding DUF2567 domain-containing protein: MSEEPVGGPEEQRYATERSSSEWERSCSPRPGVVIGADLLPALSVLSLVALLGFPLGWIWARLAPPRESTMTGEGELVPVLVESYHRFDGLAVFLLLSAACGVLVAAAVWQLRGRRGPVLLVATVLGSLLAAWLGMRLGTSFAAGMYPVPGSLRPGELVEVAPRLDTPTGLLGQPLTVALTYGLIASWNGLDDLGRRRG; the protein is encoded by the coding sequence GTGTCGGAAGAACCGGTCGGAGGACCGGAGGAGCAGCGGTACGCGACCGAGCGGAGCTCTTCGGAGTGGGAACGCTCGTGCTCACCCCGGCCGGGTGTGGTGATCGGGGCGGATCTGTTGCCTGCCCTGAGCGTGCTGTCGCTGGTGGCGTTGCTGGGGTTTCCGCTCGGCTGGATCTGGGCCCGTCTCGCCCCACCGCGGGAGAGCACCATGACCGGGGAGGGCGAGTTGGTCCCGGTGCTGGTCGAGAGTTACCACAGGTTCGACGGGCTGGCCGTTTTCCTGCTGCTGAGCGCGGCCTGCGGCGTGCTCGTCGCCGCCGCGGTCTGGCAGTTGCGCGGTCGCAGGGGACCCGTGCTGCTTGTCGCGACAGTGCTGGGGTCGTTGCTGGCCGCGTGGCTGGGAATGCGACTCGGAACCTCGTTCGCGGCCGGGATGTATCCGGTCCCGGGGAGCCTGCGGCCCGGGGAACTGGTGGAGGTGGCGCCCCGGTTGGACACGCCGACCGGCCTGCTCGGGCAGCCGCTGACCGTGGCGCTGACCTACGGTCTGATCGCCTCGTGGAACGGGCTGGACGATCTGGGGAGACGGCGCGGCTGA
- a CDS encoding ABC transporter permease: protein MVELDSHDATARGHRPWRSAARVRAGTARGTGGAARARLRLGAAVSVLVLLALAALLVPALSSAPGTVDYQAVRLPPGPGHPFGTDTSGRDLFVRSLAGLRVSLLVAVVSTVVSTVLGTAVGAVSGSLGGWADRLLMRVVDAVNAVPHLLLGIVIVALYQGTVLAVVLSIGLTHWATVARVVRSEVLGLRNRPYVDAAVSSGAGRWWVLRKHLLPAIVPQAALSAVLLVPHAVFHETALSFLGLGLPPHLASIGNILSDGREGVLLGAWWIVAFPAALLVATTLSVSGIAAVWRDRAVPTRRSELAL from the coding sequence ATGGTTGAGCTCGACTCCCACGACGCCACCGCCCGTGGACACCGCCCCTGGCGCAGCGCCGCGCGCGTGCGTGCCGGAACCGCGCGTGGCACCGGTGGTGCCGCACGGGCGCGACTGCGCCTCGGCGCCGCGGTCAGCGTGCTGGTCCTGCTCGCACTGGCGGCGCTGCTGGTGCCCGCGCTGTCCAGCGCCCCCGGCACCGTGGACTACCAGGCCGTTCGCCTGCCGCCCGGTCCCGGGCACCCGTTCGGCACCGACACCTCGGGAAGGGACCTGTTCGTCCGCTCCCTCGCGGGACTGCGCGTATCCCTGCTGGTCGCCGTGGTCAGCACCGTGGTGTCCACGGTGCTCGGCACCGCGGTGGGAGCCGTCTCGGGTTCCCTCGGCGGCTGGGCGGACCGGCTGTTGATGCGAGTGGTCGACGCGGTCAACGCCGTGCCGCACCTGCTGCTGGGGATCGTGATCGTCGCGCTCTACCAGGGGACGGTGCTCGCCGTTGTGCTGTCCATCGGCCTGACCCACTGGGCCACCGTCGCGCGTGTGGTGCGTTCCGAGGTCCTCGGCCTGCGCAACCGCCCCTATGTGGACGCGGCCGTCTCGTCCGGGGCGGGGCGCTGGTGGGTGCTGCGCAAGCACCTGCTTCCCGCGATCGTGCCCCAGGCGGCACTGTCCGCCGTGCTGCTGGTGCCGCACGCGGTCTTCCACGAGACCGCGTTGAGCTTCCTCGGGCTGGGACTGCCACCTCACCTGGCCAGCATCGGCAACATCCTCTCCGACGGCAGGGAGGGAGTGTTGCTCGGTGCCTGGTGGATCGTGGCCTTCCCCGCCGCGCTGCTCGTGGCCACCACGCTGTCGGTCTCCGGCATCGCCGCGGTCTGGCGCGATCGCGCGGTTCCCACCCGCCGTTCCGAACTGGCGCTGTGA
- a CDS encoding ABC transporter substrate-binding protein — MLNRRTLITSSMAALAVAGTSCAAPSGAGGGDPASMLLADGYEPSSLNPLLGYARWGAAKFYDGLLAFDGNGRLRPALAAEQPRPSDDARTWTVRLRRGVKFHNGEPFGARDVVATYRAAVDPAYAATISSGLSMLDEVEAVDEHTVRFRLNIPYAAWPARMVMGILPESALAEAAPQENSPLNTQPVGTGPYRLAEWRRGERMVWRANRDYWGGAPRIAEITVVFATDDNTRAQRVQAGEFDGTVLPPLLAERVGGDAYRTVHHDTADYRAITLPADHPVTGDPAVRMALNLAANRSEMVDSLLGGHGEPAYTPIPPSMERFHEPEARLEFDQRRARELLEEGGWRSGSDGVRTRNGTRASFTVMYFADDTLRKKFAQAFASDAGKVGVRVELAGVDRTEAAERIGTDAIVLGGGTPLDPDPQTYPGLHSSMIGTGTYRNPAKYRNSRVDAALDAGRSTVDPAERARHYKEAQRAYVEDPGLVYLAFIQHSYVVRTGVWNGYQSVVEPHTHGTTWGPWWNVEDWTPKE; from the coding sequence GTGCTGAACCGGCGTACACTGATCACCTCCTCCATGGCGGCCCTCGCCGTGGCGGGCACTTCCTGCGCGGCCCCGAGCGGAGCCGGCGGGGGAGATCCCGCGAGCATGCTGCTGGCAGACGGGTACGAGCCGAGCAGCCTCAACCCGCTGCTGGGCTATGCCCGCTGGGGAGCGGCCAAGTTCTACGACGGGCTGCTCGCCTTCGACGGCAACGGACGACTGCGCCCGGCGCTGGCGGCCGAGCAACCCCGCCCCTCGGACGACGCGCGCACCTGGACGGTGCGGCTGCGGCGCGGCGTGAAGTTCCACAACGGCGAACCGTTCGGCGCGCGCGACGTGGTCGCCACCTATCGCGCCGCCGTCGACCCGGCCTACGCCGCCACGATCAGTTCCGGGCTGTCGATGCTCGACGAGGTCGAGGCGGTGGACGAGCACACCGTGCGGTTCCGGCTCAACATTCCCTACGCCGCCTGGCCCGCTCGGATGGTGATGGGCATACTCCCCGAGTCCGCCCTGGCCGAAGCGGCACCGCAGGAGAATTCCCCGCTCAACACCCAGCCGGTCGGCACCGGTCCCTACCGGCTCGCCGAGTGGCGGCGCGGGGAGCGGATGGTCTGGCGCGCCAACCGGGACTACTGGGGCGGCGCCCCCCGGATCGCCGAGATCACCGTCGTGTTCGCCACCGACGACAACACCCGTGCGCAGCGGGTGCAGGCAGGCGAGTTCGACGGCACCGTACTGCCGCCCCTGCTGGCCGAACGCGTGGGCGGCGACGCTTATCGGACCGTGCACCACGACACCGCCGACTACCGGGCCATCACCCTGCCCGCCGACCACCCGGTCACGGGTGATCCCGCCGTGCGGATGGCGCTCAACCTGGCGGCGAACCGCTCCGAGATGGTCGACAGCCTGCTCGGTGGGCACGGCGAACCCGCCTACACCCCGATCCCACCGTCCATGGAGCGGTTCCACGAGCCCGAGGCGAGGTTGGAGTTCGACCAGCGGCGGGCTCGCGAGCTCCTGGAGGAAGGGGGCTGGCGGAGCGGTTCGGACGGGGTCCGGACCAGGAACGGCACTCGCGCGAGCTTCACCGTGATGTACTTCGCCGACGACACGCTCCGCAAGAAGTTCGCCCAGGCGTTCGCCTCGGACGCGGGCAAGGTGGGAGTACGGGTCGAACTGGCCGGAGTGGACCGCACCGAGGCGGCCGAGCGCATCGGCACCGACGCGATCGTGCTGGGCGGGGGAACCCCCCTCGACCCCGATCCGCAGACGTATCCCGGACTGCACTCCTCGATGATCGGCACCGGCACCTACCGCAATCCGGCCAAGTACCGCAACAGCCGGGTGGACGCGGCGCTGGACGCGGGGAGGAGCACCGTGGACCCGGCCGAGCGGGCACGGCACTACAAGGAGGCGCAACGCGCCTACGTCGAGGACCCGGGGCTGGTCTACCTCGCGTTCATCCAGCACAGCTACGTGGTGCGCACCGGCGTCTGGAACGGTTACCAATCCGTCGTGGAACCGCACACGCACGGTACGACCTGGGGACCGTGGTGGAACGTCGAGGACTGGACACCGAAGGAGTGA
- a CDS encoding NUDIX hydrolase, which translates to MSNTNTPPERRERDTSHTTGHEVLAGVVQVRQGKLKALLWQRARPPHPNRWALPGGRLRPDETVESSIRRQLAEKVDVRELTHVEQLAVFSAPGRVPGNRVVATAFLGLVPCDTDPELPDDTAWHPIEALPETAFDHERILLTARERLRSKLSYTNIGFALAPPKFTVSELRDIYSAALGYRVSATNLQRVLSRRGALETTGETVAAGPSGGRPPALFRFTSRDLQITDRFAVLRPPG; encoded by the coding sequence GTGTCCAATACTAACACGCCGCCGGAGCGCCGGGAGCGCGATACGAGCCACACCACGGGCCACGAGGTACTCGCGGGGGTCGTGCAGGTGCGGCAGGGGAAGCTGAAGGCGCTGCTGTGGCAGCGAGCCAGACCTCCCCACCCGAACCGCTGGGCACTTCCGGGCGGCAGGCTCCGCCCCGACGAAACGGTGGAATCCTCCATCCGCAGACAACTCGCCGAAAAGGTCGACGTGCGCGAGCTCACACACGTGGAGCAGCTGGCGGTGTTCAGCGCCCCGGGCAGAGTGCCGGGCAACCGCGTCGTGGCCACCGCGTTCCTCGGCCTCGTCCCCTGCGACACCGATCCGGAGCTGCCGGACGACACCGCCTGGCACCCGATCGAAGCACTGCCGGAGACGGCGTTCGACCACGAGAGGATCCTGCTGACCGCTCGGGAACGCCTTCGTTCCAAACTGTCCTACACCAACATCGGCTTCGCCCTGGCTCCGCCGAAATTCACCGTCTCCGAACTGCGCGACATCTACTCGGCCGCCCTGGGGTACCGGGTCTCGGCCACGAACCTGCAGCGGGTCCTCTCCCGGCGCGGCGCGCTGGAGACGACCGGGGAGACCGTGGCCGCGGGCCCGTCGGGAGGTCGCCCACCGGCGCTGTTCCGGTTCACCTCGCGCGATCTGCAGATCACGGACCGGTTCGCGGTACTGCGCCCACCCGGGTGA
- the nadA gene encoding quinolinate synthase NadA: MAATAATVGGDGNPAGLDTAALRRTEDGYTGIPGDAAWATEIRRLAEQRDAVLLAHNYQLPEIQDVADHTGDSLALSRIAAESTASTIVFCGVHFMAETAKILSPDKTVLIPDERAGCSLADSITADDLRAWKADFVRAGEPEPVVVSYVNTTAEVKAETDVCCTSSNAVEVVRSIPEDRPVLFCPDQFLGAHVKRETGRENLHVWAGECHVHAGINGAELAERASADPDAELFIHPECGCATSALYLAGDGTVDSDRVRILSTGGMLDAAHRTGASSVLVATEVGMLHQLRSAAPEVDFRAVNDRASCKYMKMITPAALLRCLTDNADEVDVAPETAWRARSAVERMISIGQPGGGE; this comes from the coding sequence ATGGCCGCGACAGCAGCCACTGTCGGTGGCGACGGCAACCCGGCCGGACTCGACACCGCAGCCCTGCGGCGCACCGAAGACGGTTACACGGGGATTCCCGGCGACGCGGCGTGGGCGACCGAGATCCGTCGGTTGGCCGAGCAGCGGGACGCCGTGTTGCTCGCACACAACTACCAGCTTCCCGAGATCCAGGACGTCGCCGATCACACCGGTGACTCGTTGGCACTGAGCCGCATCGCCGCCGAGAGCACCGCGAGCACGATCGTGTTCTGCGGGGTGCACTTCATGGCGGAGACCGCCAAGATCCTCAGCCCGGACAAGACGGTGCTGATCCCGGACGAGCGGGCCGGCTGCTCACTGGCCGACTCGATCACCGCCGACGACCTCCGCGCCTGGAAGGCGGACTTCGTGCGCGCGGGTGAGCCCGAGCCCGTGGTCGTCTCGTACGTCAACACCACGGCCGAGGTCAAGGCCGAGACCGATGTCTGCTGCACGTCCTCGAACGCGGTCGAGGTCGTGCGCTCGATTCCCGAGGACCGTCCCGTGCTCTTCTGCCCGGACCAGTTCCTCGGCGCGCACGTCAAACGGGAGACCGGCAGGGAGAATCTCCACGTCTGGGCGGGCGAGTGCCACGTCCACGCGGGCATCAACGGAGCCGAACTCGCCGAACGCGCGAGCGCCGACCCGGACGCGGAGCTGTTCATCCACCCGGAGTGCGGCTGCGCCACCTCGGCGCTGTACCTGGCCGGGGACGGAACGGTGGACTCCGATCGGGTCAGGATCCTGTCGACCGGCGGAATGCTCGACGCGGCGCACCGAACCGGCGCCTCCTCGGTGCTGGTGGCCACCGAGGTGGGGATGCTGCACCAGTTGCGCTCGGCCGCTCCCGAGGTGGACTTCAGGGCGGTCAACGACCGCGCCTCCTGCAAGTACATGAAGATGATCACACCGGCCGCGCTGCTGCGCTGCCTGACCGACAACGCCGACGAGGTGGACGTCGCACCCGAAACGGCGTGGCGGGCTCGCTCGGCCGTGGAGCGGATGATCAGCATCGGCCAGCCCGGCGGTGGCGAATGA
- a CDS encoding ABC transporter permease: protein MSPPGRSGRATAVAGLVARRIALAVPVLLFVSLAVFLLAAASPFDPIHQYYGVQIFDASAADVARVREQLGLDRPVPLRFLDWLGGVLSGDLGVSRSMRRPVAGVLAERLPWTLLLAGCGLALAVVFSLFVGTLAAWRQGGWLDRLITAVGHALEGIPPFVVALLAIASFSLGLGWLPVAGLTDAGSALGPAQVAEHLVLPAAVLGLSQSPWLVLHVRQSLLAAFTEDHVTGARARGLRERVVVLRHALPTALLPFVTLIGARVPELVTGAVLVEEVFSWPGVASAVVTAARAADYPLLAILTLLATAAVLLGSLLADVAAVLLDPRVSADG from the coding sequence GTGTCACCTCCCGGCCGCAGCGGGCGGGCGACGGCGGTGGCCGGACTGGTCGCGCGTCGCATCGCGCTGGCCGTACCCGTGCTGCTGTTCGTCTCGCTGGCGGTGTTCCTGCTCGCGGCGGCCTCGCCGTTCGATCCGATCCACCAGTACTACGGGGTTCAGATCTTCGACGCGTCCGCGGCCGACGTGGCCCGGGTGCGAGAGCAACTGGGACTGGACCGCCCGGTGCCGCTGCGGTTCCTGGACTGGCTGGGCGGAGTCCTTTCCGGTGATCTCGGCGTGTCCCGCTCGATGCGCCGGCCGGTCGCCGGTGTGCTGGCGGAGCGCCTGCCCTGGACGCTGCTGCTCGCGGGCTGCGGACTGGCGCTGGCCGTGGTGTTCTCGCTGTTCGTCGGCACGCTGGCCGCCTGGCGCCAGGGTGGATGGCTCGACCGGTTGATCACGGCGGTCGGTCACGCCCTGGAGGGGATTCCGCCCTTCGTGGTGGCGCTGCTGGCTATCGCGTCGTTCTCGCTCGGGCTCGGCTGGTTGCCGGTGGCCGGGCTCACCGACGCGGGCAGCGCGCTCGGCCCGGCCCAGGTGGCCGAACACCTGGTGCTTCCGGCAGCGGTGTTGGGGCTCTCGCAGAGCCCCTGGCTCGTGCTGCACGTGCGACAGTCACTGCTGGCCGCCTTCACCGAGGACCACGTCACCGGTGCCCGGGCGAGAGGACTGCGCGAGCGCGTCGTGGTGCTGCGGCACGCCCTTCCCACGGCGCTGCTGCCGTTCGTGACGCTGATCGGCGCTCGTGTCCCGGAGCTGGTGACCGGGGCGGTGCTGGTGGAGGAGGTCTTCTCCTGGCCGGGAGTGGCCTCCGCCGTGGTCACCGCCGCGCGAGCGGCCGACTACCCACTGCTGGCGATCCTGACACTGCTGGCCACGGCCGCTGTGCTGCTCGGCTCCCTGCTGGCCGACGTGGCGGCCGTACTACTGGATCCGAGGGTCTCCGCTGATGGTTGA
- a CDS encoding VOC family protein — MSIRRAMPDIRSESMAESRDFYGLMGFEEVMNHGWVMTLASPTNPTAQVTFMTHDETATVVPDLSVEVDDVDAVHTAMRESGAEIVHPLRNEDWGVRRFFVRDPNGRVVNVLSHL; from the coding sequence ATGTCCATCCGCCGGGCCATGCCCGACATCCGCTCGGAGAGCATGGCGGAGAGCAGGGACTTCTACGGTCTCATGGGGTTCGAGGAAGTCATGAACCACGGCTGGGTGATGACGCTCGCTTCCCCCACGAATCCCACGGCCCAGGTCACCTTCATGACCCACGACGAGACCGCGACGGTCGTACCGGACCTGAGCGTCGAGGTGGACGACGTGGACGCGGTCCACACCGCGATGCGGGAAAGCGGCGCGGAGATCGTCCACCCGCTGCGGAACGAGGACTGGGGAGTGCGCCGCTTCTTCGTCCGTGATCCCAACGGCCGGGTGGTCAACGTGCTGAGCCACCTGTGA
- a CDS encoding LON peptidase substrate-binding domain-containing protein: MIETLPLFPLGTVLLPGASLPLRIFEARYRQLVLDLVNEVVPDRRFGVVGIRQGWEVGEDNVDAMYEIGCSARLGEVQQLPEGRYDTTSTGQHRFRLLQLDTEAAPYLMARVEWLPDSTPQQDSDQLRERLVASARAAHERYLATGLRVEGTTTPDDGTDFAELPYSLAENCVLAPEDRQRLLAETDPVARMRAIRSLLNRETEFVRRLRAVPAQLSEFAEHAGTN; this comes from the coding sequence GTGATTGAAACGCTACCGCTGTTTCCGCTGGGTACCGTACTTCTGCCCGGCGCCTCGCTCCCGCTGCGCATCTTCGAGGCACGCTACCGGCAGCTCGTGCTGGATCTGGTCAACGAAGTCGTCCCCGATCGACGGTTCGGCGTGGTCGGGATCCGGCAGGGCTGGGAGGTCGGCGAGGACAACGTCGACGCCATGTACGAGATCGGGTGCTCCGCCCGACTGGGCGAGGTGCAGCAGCTCCCGGAAGGACGTTACGACACCACCAGTACCGGACAGCACCGTTTCCGGCTGTTGCAACTGGACACCGAGGCGGCTCCCTACCTGATGGCCCGTGTGGAATGGCTGCCGGACAGCACTCCCCAGCAGGACTCGGACCAGCTGCGGGAGAGGCTGGTGGCCTCGGCCCGGGCGGCGCACGAGCGCTACCTGGCGACCGGGCTCCGGGTGGAGGGCACCACCACCCCGGACGATGGCACCGACTTCGCCGAGCTCCCCTACTCCCTGGCCGAGAACTGCGTGCTCGCCCCGGAGGACCGACAGCGCCTGCTAGCCGAGACCGACCCGGTGGCACGGATGCGCGCGATCCGCTCGTTGCTCAACCGGGAGACCGAGTTCGTGCGCAGGCTACGCGCCGTACCCGCCCAACTGTCCGAATTCGCCGAACACGCGGGAACGAACTGA
- a CDS encoding carbon-nitrogen hydrolase family protein, whose protein sequence is MRVALCQIASTPDPNANLELVAGGVRRAAEAGAELAVFPEATMACFGVPLAPLAEPLDGPWAGEVGRLAEDAGVTVVAGMFTPADDGRVNNTLLVTGPGTRARYDKVHLYDAFDFAESRTVAPGEQSLTVRLPSATVGLTTCYDVRFPGLFTTLAERGASVLVTSASWGAGTGKREQWELLVRARALDSTSWVLACGQADPRSIGREPAAKAPTGIGYSAVITPYGVIHDQLEAEPDVLITDIAPERAERAREEIPVLANRKF, encoded by the coding sequence GTGCGCGTCGCGCTGTGTCAGATCGCGTCCACACCGGACCCGAACGCAAATCTGGAACTCGTGGCTGGAGGAGTGCGGCGTGCCGCCGAGGCCGGCGCGGAGCTCGCGGTCTTCCCGGAAGCCACCATGGCCTGCTTCGGGGTCCCGCTGGCACCGCTGGCCGAACCACTGGACGGCCCGTGGGCGGGTGAGGTGGGCAGGCTCGCCGAGGATGCCGGTGTCACCGTCGTGGCGGGTATGTTCACCCCCGCCGACGACGGCCGGGTGAACAACACGCTGCTGGTGACCGGCCCGGGAACGCGGGCACGTTACGACAAGGTCCACCTCTACGACGCGTTCGACTTCGCCGAGTCGCGCACCGTGGCCCCCGGGGAGCAGTCGCTGACCGTGCGGCTGCCGAGCGCCACCGTGGGACTGACGACCTGCTACGACGTCCGCTTTCCCGGGCTGTTCACCACACTGGCCGAACGCGGCGCCTCGGTGCTGGTGACCTCCGCTTCGTGGGGCGCTGGAACGGGCAAGCGGGAGCAGTGGGAGCTGCTCGTCCGGGCCAGGGCGCTGGACTCCACCTCGTGGGTGCTCGCCTGCGGACAGGCCGATCCGCGCAGCATCGGCCGGGAACCGGCGGCCAAAGCCCCCACCGGGATCGGGTACAGCGCCGTGATCACCCCCTACGGCGTGATACACGACCAGCTCGAAGCCGAACCGGACGTACTGATCACCGACATCGCCCCCGAACGCGCCGAGCGGGCCCGGGAGGAGATTCCGGTGCTGGCCAACCGGAAGTTCTGA